The nucleotide window AGCTGCCCAGGACGGCCTGTCCCAGCAGGGAGGAGTTCCTGGGAACGGCCAGCGGGTGGAAAGCTGCACACAGGCGCTTCTTGGTGCACGTCTGGTTCCTTTGGTTGATCTTGTACAGGACCCCCTACGGGACACGATCACGTGAAGAACTGCTCCCGACTCGCCTCAGAGGAGCGGTTACCTTTCTGAAGAGCAGGAGAGCATCAAGGTGGAAGGTCTGGTTGTTGTAGGTTCCCATTTCTTTCAGGCGGATCCGCTTCCCAAAGGCGTCGTAGAAGTACTTGGCATAAGCTGTCAGCTTCTCACTTTGAGTGCTCTGAAAACACAGTTGAACGTTAAGACCGTTTAAAGTTCATCTTAAAGACCAACCAGACCAGCAGGAGTCTCACCACCGAGAGGAAGCCGCTCATCAGAGGAGGAGACACTGAGGAACAGAAGAGATCCACATTTTAGCCCATTCTGAGCTCAAAAGGTGACTGGAGCTAAAGGTGCGTGCACTCACTGCATGGTTGAGGCCTCTGAGCCAGGCAGCAGGCCGAGAAGCACGCCGAGAAGCACGCCAAGAGGACGAGAGCTCTCATGTTGTCGTTCCACAGCCTGACCGTCCTCTGCACCTGCTCAAAGAATCACTTCCTTAAAAACAACCAACCTCTTCCTGGTTCCATTCGTTCCTGAACATAGTAAAATGATGGCTCAGCGGAATATGTGTTATGAAAGATGGACACACCTCTGTCGTctcagctccgccccctggtTATTTACTTTGGTTAATCATTCTTTCATCACCTATTTTACAGCTGAAGTTGTGTTCAGGTTGTCACTAACTAATGCTGCTTACTATTGCTCACTGTAAAGCTGTTTCTAACTTAAGCAAACATatttgtgtgattgcttagtgatcattcacactatagtgattctcctgctcatttttgtacgtttttcagcatgtAGAAaatcaatcacactttcagattttagcaatcttggaatcaaaacgttcagctcgttcaggacattactttttgatattcataaactCTATGGTTttggaaatattgagcaaaatatgcctcaaagaaaatgaatgagaaagtcttcaaatttcacattttaagtagattaacaacatgtatttaaacatattcatgggctatgttttaattttgatagcaatttaaaaaatgtaatatttcagcaacattctaacgttttttgctaatttgttgtttactggggtttttgaaggctaatttagagtttagcttctggtTTAGCCACTGGCTAACGGTTTTGTCTATATTAGTTAACAGAagaaatttaggctattttggagtttagctagtatttgagcaacgagctagcttttgtggctaatttggtatctaccaaggtttttttgtgctaatttggggtttagctaatattttagcaacacactaaatctttttgcaaaattggcatgttttagggatttttaaacaattttcctacacatttttcagaaatttaggtcaacttcattGCTTTTTCACAGTTCTTTagcaaaatttccagtctttttgcaaattttaaattttggaaatagcttttgcattttcagcaaatcctttcatC belongs to Oryzias melastigma strain HK-1 linkage group LG18, ASM292280v2, whole genome shotgun sequence and includes:
- the LOC112156322 gene encoding ependymin, coding for MRALVLLACFSACFSACCLAQRPQPCMSPPLMSGFLSVSTQSEKLTAYAKYFYDAFGKRIRLKEMGTYNNQTFHLDALLLFRKGVLYKINQRNQTCTKKRLCAAFHPLAVPRNSSLLGQAVLGSSSGPGQGVLVNTWTGQVHMRNRTAAYVSTVTEFGCIPVSTLYHTNKNGWMVTSFFNNVMGLTNPQELIPPPYCDNAVLEEEEEPATFFSLF